A stretch of the Filimonas lacunae genome encodes the following:
- a CDS encoding protein-L-isoaspartate(D-aspartate) O-methyltransferase produces MRKYEDLYRHKGLRNQLINVLREKGITDEDVLDAINTIPRHYFLDSAFDQIAYEDRAFPIGEGQTISQPYTVAYQTQLLQIKKLDKVLEIGTGSCYQATVLAHLNARVYTIERQKKLYEQNKNYIFKNKYPNLKFFYGDGFEGLPTYGPFDKVIITAAAPFIPPKLIAQMKVGGMMVIPVDEANGGQRMLRITKTGENSCVEESFELFSFVPMLQGKNG; encoded by the coding sequence ATGAGAAAGTATGAAGATTTATACAGGCATAAGGGGTTAAGGAACCAATTGATAAACGTGCTACGTGAAAAAGGCATTACAGACGAGGATGTATTAGATGCCATCAACACTATACCCCGTCATTACTTCTTAGATTCTGCATTTGATCAGATTGCTTATGAAGACAGGGCCTTTCCTATAGGAGAGGGGCAAACTATTTCGCAACCTTACACTGTGGCTTACCAAACCCAGTTATTACAAATTAAAAAGCTGGATAAGGTGCTGGAAATAGGTACCGGCAGCTGTTACCAGGCTACCGTGCTGGCACATTTAAATGCAAGGGTGTACACCATTGAAAGGCAAAAGAAGCTATACGAGCAAAACAAGAACTATATTTTCAAAAACAAATACCCCAACCTGAAGTTTTTTTATGGGGATGGGTTTGAAGGTTTGCCCACATACGGCCCGTTTGATAAAGTAATTATTACCGCAGCAGCACCTTTTATTCCCCCGAAGCTGATAGCACAGATGAAGGTAGGAGGTATGATGGTAATTCCGGTAGATGAAGCCAATGGTGGACAACGTATGTTGCGTATTACTAAAACTGGTGAAAATTCCTGTGTAGAAGAAAGTTTTGAGCTGTTTTCTTTTGTGCCGATGTTGCAGGGAAAAAATGGATAG
- a CDS encoding glycosyltransferase, which yields MNCAERTELRGIKYIGFAETTGYGNAAHALFSTLQKTKIPVSYCGIQPGNTEQGGQIVHEINVGSYHSVIVHTVPEYFPYWLQKEKQRNPQVRVWGYTTWETDNIPGHWKDILNTMDGIFVPCHWNKKVFQQCGVSAPIEVLPHISQYHGTAPVSNIANAQLEDILKSARGKCILYNIGVWSERKAPELLIQAFCEEFTAADNICLILKTGNADWSSYKRNWRTLFRKSVGTAARAMTSSLKRYKNNAAIFHITDTLSEEDIQHLHLQGSCFVSLARGEGWGMGAYEATWFNKPVIITGYGGVMDYLSSANSFLVNYTLSPVQTAFGNNSYSSSQSWALADIQHARRLMRLVYEQPALASSKGLSAGKQVQIQFNNTTIINHLLTVLHDQNT from the coding sequence ATGAATTGTGCAGAAAGAACAGAATTACGAGGTATTAAGTATATAGGATTTGCAGAAACCACAGGCTATGGGAATGCAGCACACGCTCTGTTTTCCACTTTGCAAAAAACAAAGATACCTGTTAGTTATTGCGGCATACAGCCCGGCAATACTGAACAAGGTGGCCAGATAGTACACGAAATAAATGTGGGCAGTTATCATTCTGTCATTGTTCATACCGTTCCTGAATATTTCCCATATTGGTTACAAAAAGAAAAACAACGGAACCCACAGGTAAGAGTATGGGGGTATACCACCTGGGAAACAGATAACATTCCAGGCCATTGGAAAGACATTCTCAATACAATGGACGGCATTTTTGTACCCTGTCACTGGAATAAGAAGGTTTTTCAACAATGCGGAGTATCAGCGCCCATTGAAGTGCTTCCCCATATTTCCCAATATCATGGTACAGCCCCTGTTAGCAACATTGCCAACGCTCAACTGGAAGACATACTAAAATCGGCCCGGGGTAAATGCATACTATATAATATAGGCGTATGGAGTGAACGTAAAGCTCCTGAACTATTGATACAGGCCTTTTGCGAGGAGTTTACAGCAGCCGACAATATCTGTCTTATTTTGAAAACCGGCAATGCCGACTGGTCTTCCTATAAAAGAAACTGGCGTACTCTTTTCCGTAAAAGCGTAGGAACAGCAGCTAGGGCCATGACCTCCTCTTTGAAACGTTATAAAAACAACGCTGCTATTTTTCATATTACAGATACATTAAGTGAGGAAGATATACAGCATCTGCACCTGCAGGGCTCTTGTTTTGTGTCTCTCGCCCGGGGCGAAGGTTGGGGCATGGGAGCTTATGAGGCTACCTGGTTTAATAAGCCTGTTATTATTACAGGGTATGGTGGTGTAATGGATTATTTGTCATCTGCTAATTCATTTCTGGTTAATTACACCCTGTCTCCGGTGCAAACAGCGTTTGGAAACAACTCTTACTCCTCTAGCCAAAGCTGGGCATTAGCCGACATTCAACACGCACGTCGGCTAATGCGCCTTGTTTACGAACAGCCAGCGCTCGCAAGCAGCAAAGGCCTAAGCGCAGGTAAGCAAGTGCAAATACAATTTAATAATACAACAATTATCAACCATCTTCTTACCGTACTACATGACCAAAATACCTAA
- a CDS encoding glycosyltransferase: protein MTKIPNIFHFVFGLIPQTAPLHLMHYLCLASCLEVNKPEKIYFHYQHLPYGEWWDRIAPHITLCKVTNSNFIETFEYKNKAVEIFRYAHISDIIRLEVLLKYGGVYADMDTLFVKKIPDTLYLHDCVMGKEMVNWQETMAQKAGGSLCNAFIMAAPQSVFIQQWLQEIHQYFDGSWSGHSTFLPYILSQKPEAAVHVEPQSSFFHFGWNKKGIHNLFMNHPLHREDIYSMHLWAHLWWSYSRTDFSYFSHLELTPAYVAFANTTYATIAKQFLPGDIFTTRQQYEQERKRFARKHLWLHTKSRLKNALRKITF, encoded by the coding sequence ATGACCAAAATACCTAACATATTCCATTTTGTATTTGGGCTTATTCCTCAGACAGCCCCCCTTCATCTGATGCACTATTTGTGCCTTGCATCATGCCTGGAAGTAAACAAGCCGGAGAAAATATATTTCCACTATCAGCATTTGCCTTATGGCGAATGGTGGGATAGAATAGCTCCCCACATTACGCTGTGTAAAGTAACCAACAGCAACTTCATCGAAACTTTTGAGTATAAGAATAAAGCGGTAGAAATATTCCGATATGCCCATATATCAGATATTATCAGGCTGGAAGTATTACTGAAATATGGAGGAGTATATGCGGATATGGATACCTTATTCGTAAAAAAAATACCAGACACGCTTTACCTGCACGACTGTGTTATGGGAAAAGAGATGGTGAACTGGCAGGAAACGATGGCACAAAAAGCAGGCGGATCATTATGTAATGCTTTTATAATGGCAGCGCCACAATCTGTTTTTATTCAGCAATGGTTACAGGAAATTCACCAATACTTTGATGGATCATGGAGTGGGCACTCCACCTTTTTACCTTATATATTAAGCCAGAAGCCGGAAGCAGCTGTTCATGTAGAACCACAATCTTCCTTTTTTCACTTTGGCTGGAACAAAAAAGGAATTCATAACCTTTTCATGAACCACCCTCTTCACCGGGAAGATATATACAGCATGCATTTATGGGCCCATCTCTGGTGGAGTTATAGCCGGACAGACTTTTCCTATTTCAGCCATTTAGAATTAACGCCAGCATATGTAGCATTTGCCAACACTACTTATGCCACTATTGCAAAGCAGTTTTTGCCCGGCGACATATTTACTACCCGGCAACAATACGAGCAGGAAAGAAAACGCTTTGCCAGAAAACACCTTTGGTTACACACAAAATCCAGATTAAAAAATGCGTTACGCAAAATCACTTTTTAA
- a CDS encoding ATP-binding cassette domain-containing protein, protein MRYAKSLFNFTGDISYITSSLPASLKGQWKHAIGWICILPLLDILSAYWLYVLIIVLQNEHVVIRGITFNRDKFTTIFIVIGVITALRQLVEYFSIKASKHFTQQVFQLFSMRLLEKYMQMSWQSFSSENRSARMKNVTETALNYSYSFQIVLNLINACCTFVLIGIAILFKMPLLIISLILTSLISVLISRLYLKQKLYDASDKHEISQKNFFQHVYELFNFNREINIYKANQFFLKRTGNNLDSLGKAKVELSILPHIPRLVLELIITLSLTGILLFITHQHAYSYQNLIASLATIAVLTRRMLPSISLFLSSYTELYGSKMNARIVQDELENGVAQKPLMPDDNLPVQTLIRLDNISFGYESGHTLIHHFSYDINVGDTVAITGPTGTGKSSLIMLCGGILQPTKGNIFISTSLHTAEKAITYVSQEVFLLNQSVLANICFGNDNMNEPQAWEALKMAKLDGFISGLPNGIYTEIGDNGTLFSGGQRQRLSIARALYQKPRVLLLDEATAALDETTEKEVMTNILAYMSSGAVLFITHRNQTAEMFSNKTITLN, encoded by the coding sequence ATGCGTTACGCAAAATCACTTTTTAATTTCACTGGTGACATATCGTATATCACCTCATCCCTGCCTGCCTCTTTAAAAGGGCAATGGAAACATGCTATAGGGTGGATTTGTATTTTGCCATTACTGGATATACTGTCTGCCTATTGGTTATATGTACTTATTATAGTACTACAAAACGAACATGTAGTGATAAGGGGCATTACTTTTAACAGGGATAAATTCACTACCATTTTTATTGTTATTGGCGTAATAACCGCTCTGCGACAACTTGTTGAATATTTTTCTATTAAAGCCTCCAAACATTTTACCCAACAGGTATTCCAGCTGTTTTCCATGAGACTGCTGGAAAAATACATGCAAATGTCATGGCAAAGTTTTTCTTCGGAGAACCGGTCTGCACGAATGAAAAATGTAACAGAAACCGCTCTTAACTATTCTTACTCATTCCAGATTGTACTCAACTTAATAAACGCCTGTTGCACTTTTGTTTTAATTGGCATTGCCATTCTATTTAAAATGCCCTTGCTAATTATAAGCCTGATACTCACATCTCTTATATCTGTGCTAATATCCAGATTATACCTGAAGCAAAAGCTGTATGATGCCTCAGACAAACACGAAATCTCTCAAAAAAATTTCTTCCAACATGTATATGAACTGTTCAATTTTAACCGGGAAATAAACATATACAAAGCAAACCAGTTTTTTTTAAAACGTACTGGTAACAACCTCGATTCTTTAGGCAAAGCCAAGGTTGAACTTTCTATTTTGCCACATATTCCCCGCTTAGTACTGGAACTGATAATAACGCTATCCTTAACAGGCATATTACTGTTTATTACACACCAGCACGCTTATAGTTATCAAAACCTGATAGCGTCCCTGGCCACCATTGCAGTGCTTACACGTCGGATGTTACCTTCTATTTCCTTGTTCTTATCGTCCTATACAGAACTTTACGGCAGTAAAATGAATGCGAGAATTGTGCAGGATGAATTAGAAAATGGGGTAGCGCAAAAGCCATTGATGCCTGATGACAATCTCCCTGTCCAAACCCTAATCAGATTAGACAATATCAGTTTTGGCTATGAATCCGGCCACACACTTATCCATCATTTTTCCTATGACATAAACGTGGGTGACACTGTTGCCATTACAGGCCCTACAGGCACAGGCAAAAGTTCATTAATAATGCTATGCGGTGGTATACTGCAACCAACAAAAGGCAACATCTTTATTTCAACAAGCCTGCACACAGCAGAAAAAGCAATCACCTATGTGTCTCAGGAAGTATTTCTGCTAAACCAGTCAGTATTAGCCAATATCTGCTTTGGCAATGACAATATGAATGAACCACAAGCCTGGGAAGCGTTAAAAATGGCAAAATTGGATGGGTTTATTTCAGGCCTGCCTAATGGCATTTACACCGAGATTGGCGACAATGGCACCCTGTTCTCCGGAGGCCAAAGACAGCGTCTGAGTATAGCAAGAGCTTTGTACCAGAAGCCGCGGGTATTATTATTGGATGAGGCCACCGCTGCTTTAGACGAAACCACAGAAAAAGAAGTAATGACCAATATACTCGCTTATATGTCATCAGGTGCAGTTCTATTTATTACCCATAGAAATCAGACTGCAGAAATGTTTTCAAACAAAACTATTACGCTTAATTAA
- a CDS encoding glycosyltransferase, protein MKRILFISPVLPDNNGSGREKRAYYWLQKLQHHYEVDWLVITTQNLHTPTVPLSNYQHHQLSIPYARISKVAHMAAICLSFTLGSIRGSSLLGWYPLQKHDRKQLYNLYSNLRYEKIICFRLYLSEFAQYLQTVTHTTSMWLDMDDIESATWNSIGNLLLKNRIYKAGIYHKLAAAQFYVNEHKMLRLFDRIFVCSRKDQELLSSRFLTLDIHIHANKIESKPIPSISPTHGLTMLFVGTLGYYPNEEAIRWFVNHVFRIMHQRDNRFALIVAGYAPSVSLHSFLQQTPGITVYANCNDLASVYQLAQLAVTPLHAGGGTKIKVLEAMQYGLPVIATQEAVNGLDLEPGKHYIAAETSNEFIKSCEAILYNSNSYEKMRKDAYAIVNNQYSYTY, encoded by the coding sequence ATGAAAAGGATACTATTTATCAGTCCTGTTTTACCCGACAATAATGGATCTGGCCGGGAAAAAAGAGCTTATTACTGGTTGCAAAAACTGCAACACCACTACGAGGTGGATTGGCTGGTGATTACCACACAAAACTTACATACCCCCACAGTACCTCTGAGCAACTATCAACATCACCAACTTTCAATACCCTATGCAAGAATCAGTAAAGTGGCACATATGGCTGCTATATGCCTAAGCTTTACCCTGGGCTCGATCAGAGGCTCTTCTTTACTAGGCTGGTACCCCTTACAAAAACACGATAGGAAACAGCTATACAACTTATATAGTAATCTACGTTATGAAAAAATCATCTGTTTCCGGTTATATCTTAGTGAGTTTGCACAGTACCTGCAAACAGTTACTCATACTACCAGTATGTGGCTTGACATGGACGATATAGAGTCTGCAACGTGGAATAGTATAGGCAATCTTCTGCTTAAAAACCGCATATACAAAGCAGGCATTTATCACAAACTGGCTGCGGCACAGTTTTATGTCAATGAACACAAAATGCTGAGACTATTTGACAGAATTTTTGTTTGTTCACGCAAAGATCAGGAATTGTTAAGCAGCCGCTTTTTAACCTTAGACATTCATATACATGCTAACAAAATAGAAAGCAAACCTATACCCTCCATCTCGCCCACGCATGGTCTCACTATGTTATTTGTAGGTACGTTGGGCTACTACCCCAATGAAGAAGCTATTCGCTGGTTTGTAAACCATGTATTCCGTATTATGCACCAACGTGATAACAGGTTTGCACTCATAGTGGCAGGCTATGCTCCTTCTGTCTCCTTACATTCCTTCCTTCAACAAACTCCAGGCATTACAGTTTATGCCAATTGTAACGATCTGGCAAGTGTGTATCAATTAGCCCAACTGGCAGTAACCCCTTTACATGCAGGCGGTGGTACTAAAATAAAAGTACTGGAGGCTATGCAATACGGCTTACCTGTAATTGCCACACAGGAAGCAGTAAACGGACTTGACCTGGAACCTGGCAAACATTATATTGCTGCAGAAACCAGCAATGAGTTTATAAAAAGTTGCGAAGCTATATTGTACAACAGCAACAGCTATGAAAAGATGCGGAAAGATGCCTATGCGATTGTAAACAACCAGTATTCCTATACTTATTAA
- a CDS encoding glycosyltransferase family 4 protein, translating to MKVLIDPEIFFYGRCGMVRYYSRLIKELKNEGLTIDIPLLLSESDFINGSLQPLQWFRKIPGGRYITNRLNTLSKKIYYRKIQKGNYDILFINSPVFEDRFLDYMPAHKPFAMVVHDTMRCVLGPDGLFDPSGSNADKLAYLTHRASGVISISHTTCKDLADLTGLSETDITTIHTGNLLNTELETSNNLSLPSQYLLFVGDRTGRKNFKLFISAITDILQAQLELHVVCTGPCNKWEYDMLCKLQVADKVQFIEANDQVLVSLYKNAKALIYPSIYEGYGLPVLEAMSLGCPVITSRLSSIPEVGKDAVIYIDPYQKISIATAVNQVLHAEKSWLSDLTDKAMQIAMQQTPQKMASLFKTAFETVVQNSYKKSKA from the coding sequence ATGAAAGTATTGATAGATCCTGAAATATTTTTTTACGGCCGTTGCGGAATGGTAAGATATTACAGCCGTCTGATAAAGGAATTGAAAAATGAAGGACTGACCATTGACATACCGCTTTTACTTTCAGAAAGTGACTTTATAAATGGTAGCCTGCAGCCATTACAATGGTTTCGAAAAATACCCGGAGGCAGATATATAACCAACCGACTGAATACTCTTTCGAAAAAAATATATTACCGGAAAATACAGAAGGGGAACTACGATATTCTATTTATCAACTCTCCTGTCTTTGAAGATCGCTTCCTGGATTATATGCCTGCACATAAACCATTTGCAATGGTAGTGCATGACACCATGCGCTGTGTACTTGGCCCTGATGGTTTATTTGATCCTTCGGGCAGTAACGCTGACAAGCTGGCTTACCTTACACATCGGGCATCGGGCGTAATTAGCATTTCGCATACCACCTGTAAAGACTTAGCCGATCTTACAGGGCTTTCAGAGACAGACATTACCACTATTCATACCGGGAACCTGCTAAATACCGAACTGGAAACAAGTAATAACCTGTCTCTTCCCTCCCAATACCTGTTGTTTGTAGGAGACCGTACAGGTAGAAAAAACTTTAAACTATTCATATCAGCTATTACGGATATACTACAGGCACAACTAGAGTTGCATGTAGTATGTACCGGACCATGTAATAAATGGGAATACGACATGCTTTGTAAGCTACAGGTGGCTGATAAAGTACAGTTTATAGAAGCAAATGACCAGGTATTGGTTTCGTTGTATAAAAACGCCAAAGCACTTATTTATCCCTCTATTTATGAAGGATATGGCTTGCCCGTACTGGAAGCCATGTCACTGGGTTGCCCGGTTATCACCTCCCGGCTCAGTTCTATTCCAGAGGTAGGTAAAGATGCGGTGATATATATAGATCCTTATCAGAAAATATCCATTGCCACCGCTGTAAACCAGGTATTACATGCGGAGAAAAGCTGGCTATCAGATTTAACAGACAAGGCCATGCAAATAGCCATGCAACAAACACCTCAAAAAATGGCATCCTTATTTAAAACAGCCTTTGAAACAGTTGTACAAAACAGTTATAAGAAATCGAAAGCCTAG
- a CDS encoding glycosyltransferase: MIKVLHINSYSQAGGAEQVAMDLLKNPFVSSTLMVKGNGLVHAQVIEFPRHWLDKVFKKLDAWCWRLGFRNDFKKLFSLSEQLNGTYHKLQSSAAYQEADIIHLHNLHGNYFDLGALEKIAREKIVVWTLHDMWAVTGGEFYTYNNLNYQKGIGKTPVDYLYPLRRPFVDCRQRDMNWKRKIYARIAGRLTMVPVSEWLHHVVKSAYVFHPNLQVQTIFNGVDTTVFYNKSLRTWNTPRVLFFNASGESKASPLFTNIIKKITWPFQLYLVGNPIDHPAVCYHTPFISNRSELNCLYNKVDILVFPSKAETFGLVPLEAMACGVCVIASDSTALPEVVKPELGYIFTSGEEEHLLFRVNSSLHQLEESRRRGALAAQWAIHSFSLDKCHKAYFALYQQLLAAKSKV; this comes from the coding sequence TTGATTAAAGTATTACACATTAATTCCTATTCACAGGCCGGAGGAGCGGAACAGGTGGCGATGGATTTATTGAAGAATCCATTTGTCAGCTCCACGCTTATGGTAAAAGGCAATGGTCTGGTGCATGCGCAGGTAATAGAATTTCCCAGGCATTGGTTGGATAAGGTGTTTAAAAAGCTGGATGCCTGGTGCTGGCGGTTAGGTTTCAGGAATGATTTTAAGAAGTTGTTTTCATTGAGCGAGCAGCTAAATGGCACTTATCACAAATTACAGAGTTCGGCTGCTTATCAGGAAGCGGATATTATACACCTGCATAATTTACATGGTAATTATTTTGATCTTGGGGCATTAGAAAAAATAGCCCGGGAGAAAATTGTTGTCTGGACTTTACACGATATGTGGGCTGTTACCGGTGGTGAATTTTATACTTACAATAATCTGAATTATCAAAAAGGGATAGGTAAAACCCCGGTTGATTATTTGTACCCGTTGCGAAGGCCTTTTGTGGATTGCAGACAGCGTGATATGAATTGGAAAAGGAAAATCTATGCACGTATAGCTGGCAGGCTAACAATGGTTCCTGTGAGTGAGTGGTTACACCATGTGGTAAAAAGTGCATATGTGTTTCATCCCAATTTGCAGGTGCAGACGATTTTCAACGGCGTGGATACTACTGTCTTTTATAATAAATCGCTCCGTACATGGAATACACCCAGGGTATTGTTCTTTAATGCCAGCGGTGAAAGTAAGGCTTCTCCCCTTTTTACTAATATCATAAAAAAGATTACCTGGCCATTTCAGTTATACTTAGTGGGTAATCCTATCGATCATCCGGCTGTTTGTTATCATACCCCTTTTATAAGCAACAGGAGTGAATTGAATTGTTTGTATAACAAGGTAGATATACTTGTTTTTCCATCTAAAGCAGAAACTTTTGGCCTGGTGCCACTGGAAGCCATGGCTTGCGGCGTTTGTGTAATAGCATCAGATAGCACTGCTTTGCCGGAAGTAGTGAAGCCGGAACTGGGCTATATTTTTACCTCCGGAGAAGAAGAACATCTTTTATTCCGGGTAAATAGCAGCCTGCATCAGCTGGAAGAAAGCAGGCGCAGGGGAGCGCTTGCTGCACAATGGGCTATCCACTCATTTAGCCTGGATAAATGTCATAAAGCCTACTTTGCACTATATCAGCAGTTGCTGGCTGCAAAAAGCAAAGTCTAG
- a CDS encoding phospho-sugar mutase, which translates to MDASIQAKVNEWLNGSYDEATKEEIKRLEKDSPDELADAFYRNLEFGTGGLRGIMGVGTNRMNKYTVGMATQGFANYLRKTYGDKPVKVAIGHDSRNNSRFFAETTANVFAANGIEVFLFEALRPTPELSFAIRTLGCQAGVVCTASHNPKEYNGYKAYWSDGGQLVPPHDKNVIREVEAISSVADVKFTGGESRISIIGKDTDEAYIKMVKGLSVYPEVISKQHDLKIVYTPIHGTGITLVPDVLKAYGFTNVSIVEEQATPDGNFPTVAYPNPEESEAMSIGLKKAKSIDADILAGTDPDADRVGVGVKNHKGEWVLMNGNQTAVLAFAYAIEARKKKGLAQPNDMVIKTIVTSEMIDEVARQNEITCYNVLTGFKWIAELLKEKEGKENYVIGGEESFGLMIGDQVRDKDAVAAVALLCEMAAYEKEQGRTLYDKLIELYIQYGFYLEHLISITKKGMRGQEEIAEMMQGYRNNPPAAINGSPVVQLLDYQLQVGKNLKTGESWDITLPKSNVLQFILEDGTKISARPSGTEPKIKFYFSVNTKLAAKDQFDATYAELENRIKGIITDMKLK; encoded by the coding sequence ATGGACGCAAGCATACAAGCTAAAGTAAATGAGTGGCTGAATGGTAGCTATGATGAGGCTACTAAAGAAGAAATTAAACGTTTGGAAAAAGACAGCCCTGATGAACTGGCTGATGCATTCTACCGTAACCTGGAATTTGGTACCGGTGGTTTGCGTGGCATTATGGGTGTAGGCACTAACCGTATGAACAAGTACACGGTAGGTATGGCTACACAGGGTTTTGCCAATTACCTGCGTAAAACTTATGGCGATAAGCCGGTAAAAGTGGCTATTGGCCATGACAGCCGGAATAACAGCCGTTTCTTTGCCGAAACCACTGCAAACGTGTTTGCAGCTAATGGCATTGAGGTGTTTCTGTTTGAAGCCTTGCGCCCAACTCCTGAATTATCATTTGCTATCCGCACCCTGGGTTGCCAGGCAGGTGTGGTTTGTACCGCTTCTCACAACCCCAAAGAATACAATGGCTATAAAGCTTATTGGAGCGATGGTGGCCAGCTGGTACCTCCACACGATAAAAATGTGATCCGTGAGGTAGAAGCGATCAGCAGCGTTGCTGATGTGAAATTTACCGGTGGTGAAAGCCGTATCTCTATCATTGGAAAAGATACCGACGAGGCATATATCAAAATGGTAAAAGGCCTGAGCGTATATCCGGAAGTGATCAGCAAACAGCACGATTTAAAAATTGTATATACGCCTATCCATGGTACTGGTATTACCCTGGTTCCGGATGTGTTAAAAGCATACGGTTTTACCAATGTAAGCATTGTGGAAGAGCAAGCAACACCGGATGGTAATTTCCCAACCGTGGCCTATCCTAACCCGGAAGAAAGCGAAGCGATGAGCATTGGTTTGAAAAAAGCCAAAAGTATTGATGCAGATATCCTGGCAGGTACCGATCCGGATGCTGACCGCGTAGGGGTGGGTGTTAAAAACCATAAAGGCGAGTGGGTACTCATGAATGGTAACCAAACCGCTGTACTGGCTTTTGCGTATGCGATTGAAGCACGTAAGAAGAAAGGGCTGGCTCAGCCTAACGATATGGTGATTAAAACCATTGTTACTTCTGAAATGATCGACGAAGTGGCTAGGCAAAACGAAATTACCTGCTACAATGTACTTACCGGCTTTAAGTGGATTGCGGAATTACTGAAAGAGAAAGAAGGTAAAGAAAACTATGTAATAGGTGGTGAAGAAAGCTTTGGTTTGATGATTGGCGACCAGGTACGTGATAAAGATGCCGTTGCTGCGGTGGCTTTATTATGTGAAATGGCAGCTTACGAAAAAGAACAGGGCAGAACCTTATACGATAAACTGATTGAATTATATATCCAGTATGGTTTCTATCTCGAACACCTGATCAGCATTACCAAAAAAGGTATGCGCGGACAGGAAGAGATTGCAGAAATGATGCAGGGCTACCGTAATAACCCGCCAGCTGCTATCAATGGTTCGCCTGTGGTACAGTTGCTGGATTACCAGTTGCAGGTAGGTAAAAACCTGAAAACCGGTGAAAGCTGGGATATTACTTTGCCTAAGAGCAACGTGTTACAGTTCATTTTGGAAGACGGTACTAAAATCTCTGCCCGTCCATCAGGTACCGAGCCTAAAATCAAATTCTATTTCAGCGTAAACACCAAACTGGCTGCTAAAGATCAGTTTGATGCTACTTATGCTGAGCTGGAAAACAGGATCAAAGGCATTATTACTGATATGAAACTGAAATAG
- a CDS encoding phosphoribosyltransferase family protein: MSNRNYFLNQASAEQKMQRMALEIAEHLSEDEAPLVLIGVRQSGMVLAEKMGVLVKAYLKAPVQVISVTLDKHHPEEVTLSESVDFNGKNVIVLDDVTNSGRTLLYALKPLLAFFPKRIQTLVLVERMHKHFPIKADFVGLSIATTEQDHIQVEVENGEIVGAYL; this comes from the coding sequence ATGTCAAACAGGAATTATTTTTTAAACCAGGCTTCTGCTGAGCAAAAGATGCAGCGGATGGCATTGGAAATAGCAGAGCACTTAAGTGAAGATGAAGCGCCACTGGTGCTGATTGGGGTGCGGCAAAGTGGAATGGTGCTTGCTGAAAAGATGGGCGTCCTGGTAAAAGCTTACTTAAAAGCACCGGTGCAGGTTATTTCCGTAACGCTGGATAAACACCATCCGGAAGAGGTAACGCTCAGTGAATCAGTGGATTTCAATGGAAAAAACGTGATTGTTCTGGACGATGTAACCAACAGCGGCCGTACTTTATTATATGCATTAAAACCGTTGCTGGCATTTTTCCCAAAAAGAATTCAAACGCTGGTATTGGTAGAACGTATGCATAAACATTTCCCCATAAAGGCCGATTTTGTAGGACTATCTATCGCCACTACCGAGCAGGATCATATCCAGGTAGAGGTAGAAAATGGCGAAATTGTAGGGGCATACCTCTAA